The Candidatus Rokuibacteriota bacterium genomic sequence CCCTTCTCGCCTCTGTGCCATCGGCTACCCCCGCCGGGCCCTCGCGCGCGCGCCGGCGCGAAAGGGCGAAGGGTGCCGCAGCGTCGGCGCCCCATCCCAGCGGCAACCTGTGACCCAAAGGAGAGCATGGAGACGGAAGCAATCGGCCCGGTAAAGGCAGGCAGACCGGCGAACCGCAAGGTCTATGGCTACGTGAGCGCTGGCTGATCTCGCTCTGCTTCAGCGCGGGCGAAGAGCCCTTCCCGCCGGTACGGGCAGAAATACGCGATCCGGGCTACACTGGCTGGGCCATCGGGGAGCTCGGCGGAAGTGGTGAGCGTCTGGGTCGTGCGTACAGGTGAGGAGTTCCCCAGGTTCCTGACGGCCTATCCGGAGGGCGGCAGATGAGGTACCAGGTTCTCGACACTATCGTTCTCGATCGCGACCTAGCTGAGCACGGGTTGCGCAAGGGCGATCTCGGCTCGGTGGTGGAAATCTACGAGCCAGATGGGCTCGAGGTCGAGTTTGTGACCGCGGCCGGGCGAAGCGCGGCGCTGTTGACGCTGAACGGCCGGGACGTGCGCCCTGTATCAGATGACGATTTGGTATCTACCAGATCGCGCCGTCGCTCGGCTTGACCCGACTCGGCCTTGCCCGGACTCTGTAACGCGGCAGCTCCTCGCGCTGCTCGCGCCGAAGGATGTCTTCCAGATTCGGCTTGGCCGATTCCGCAAAACTGGGAGGCATCGACTGTAGTCGTTCAGCCACGTGTGCGGCGGGGCGTCATCCGGCGGCGAATCCTGCTCGTCTCGGCGACGAACTGCTCAAATCCCTCGGCGAGACCCTCCGCGGTGCTCCACCGTTGAAGCGTGGCGAGATTCACACGGTTCCGGGCCGCGATCCACGCAGCAACCGTCAGGCTCTGCCGATCACCCCAGTGATAGAAAGCAGCGAGACGGTCCCGGCATGAGTCCGTGGCAGACAGCATCAGCACCCGCCCGTGCGACGTGGAACGCGTTACAGGGCGGATGCGGTACTCGCCGCCAATCGCAAGCGGGCCCCGCGGGAACTCGACGTAGAACCGGGCGCGCGGATGGACATAGCGATCGCGTCTTCGAGTGAACCCGATCGACTCCATGGCGGTGTCCATCTCTTTGCGGGTGGCGCTCTCGACCACGATGAAGTCCAGGTCCCTCGAATGGTAGGCCCCCTCGCTGTAGAGGGCCGCGCACGCTCCGCCCGTC encodes the following:
- a CDS encoding DUF4926 domain-containing protein, which gives rise to MRYQVLDTIVLDRDLAEHGLRKGDLGSVVEIYEPDGLEVEFVTAAGRSAALLTLNGRDVRPVSDDDLVSTRSRRRSA